TGGATAACGGACTTTCTCTCCATAATGCTGCCAGCATTTTCTTGTAAGGGTTATCTGTCCTTGTAGCCTGCTCGTAGTTATGATTGGAATAGCCCGTAGTGGCAATCTCCCGGAGTGTACAGAAGCCTGTCTCCCGTAGATAGGCATCGTTCTCCACCAGTGTATTGACCCACTCATTGATACCAGGAGTTGTACGCATGAAATATGGAGATAATCCACGTACATATCCCATGTTCAGAATAGAGAGCGCAGTTTTGACATAGAACTTCTCTGGATGATCAACATTGAAGAATGTGCGTATCGATTGCTGTGGCAGGTACTGATCCTGTCCATAACCCAGTATCACCAGTTTATTTGCCGCTATATCCGGTGCAAAAATGCCGGCTAGTTTGTTATACCATTGCCATGGATGTACGGGTATATATATGTATTCCGCGGGCAGCAGTTGCTTACTGCTGATTATTGCGTCAAAATCATCCGCCAGACGGCCCAATTCCTGTCGCTTTACCTGCTCATATTCCAGCGGCGCGATGCTGGTAAACTCCGTGCAACTACGATGTCCTGCCAGCCATAACAATGGCATCGGGCTGGCTGCCTCGGGGGCAAAGCTGCGATAGTCACAGGCGTCAAACCCGACACGTCCGTTGTTGGCGATAAAGCGGGGATGTCCTGTCATGGCATGCTCAATTTCCTGGTAACCGGCGCCGGCCAGATAGGCGGAGGAAGGGCTTTCCTGCGCATGTATATGTGCACTGCCATACAGTGTAGCCGCTACTTCTTCCATATATACAGGCAGCAATGCAGGATCCATCTGCAGTTGTTCACTGAATTCTACGATGAAAGCCAGTGCATCCAGCGGAGCGGGTTGCCCGTCCACCAGCTTCTCAATGGATTTTGTGAGAATATACCAATGATTGAGACGTAATATCTTCGCACGGAAACGATATTCTATGTTAGGCTGATCAGCTGTCAGCACATAACACACCCATCCCTGTTTCACATGTCTGTAAGAAGGCTGTATGATCTGTTCATGTGCATATTCTGCAATCATCTTACGAACGTGCAGACGGTTCACCTTCGCCCATATATCCGGTTGCAGGTGGGCAACTGCCTCCCGGGGAGTAACTGTATTAAACATGTAAGTATCTTTAAATAGTTATGCGACCGGCACCGCTTTGTGCTTAAAGGCCGCCAATGGATTTTTAAACGTACCCGCAAACTGCTGGCTTTTGAAAGGGTTGTTCGGTTCGATCATCCGCTGGTTATTACGGATCTGCAGTCTGTTCAGACAGGTTTTGATGATCTCATCTGCAAACAGATCACTACGTTTGAATTTCGCTTCCAGCTCAGGATGCAATTGCTGATATCGCTGAATGCATTCAGCTGCCAATGCCCAGAACTGTTCTTCAGGATAGTTCACA
The DNA window shown above is from Chitinophaga agri and carries:
- a CDS encoding IucA/IucC family protein, whose protein sequence is MFNTVTPREAVAHLQPDIWAKVNRLHVRKMIAEYAHEQIIQPSYRHVKQGWVCYVLTADQPNIEYRFRAKILRLNHWYILTKSIEKLVDGQPAPLDALAFIVEFSEQLQMDPALLPVYMEEVAATLYGSAHIHAQESPSSAYLAGAGYQEIEHAMTGHPRFIANNGRVGFDACDYRSFAPEAASPMPLLWLAGHRSCTEFTSIAPLEYEQVKRQELGRLADDFDAIISSKQLLPAEYIYIPVHPWQWYNKLAGIFAPDIAANKLVILGYGQDQYLPQQSIRTFFNVDHPEKFYVKTALSILNMGYVRGLSPYFMRTTPGINEWVNTLVENDAYLRETGFCTLREIATTGYSNHNYEQATRTDNPYKKMLAALWRESPLSRMQPGQRIMTMAALLHIDMQGEALLPALIQLSGLDPDVWLKQYIHVYMSPLLHCFYQHDMVFMPHGENIILVLENHVPVRTIMKDIGEEVSVLSADIALPEVAGRLRVLVPDEVRTLPLFTQIFDGIFRFIAAILEEHMDYPEKRFWELVANVVLEYRQQHPQLEQKFEQFDLFVKEISPDALNRLQISNNRQLRNRANPFDVPSIGLVENPIAAFRPASSFTKMATL